From Primulina tabacum isolate GXHZ01 chromosome 2, ASM2559414v2, whole genome shotgun sequence, one genomic window encodes:
- the LOC142537470 gene encoding uncharacterized protein LOC142537470, producing the protein MPRSSRKGELEYNLEIEKTAKKLRKEARLRREKQPSSSSPDLDASLDSDDTERDLDIDLEIERSESDQEEMAGQAQRILRGLVNPNVIQQPLCIQFPTTDATFELKSGLIHLLPTFRGLAGEDPHKHLKEFHIVCTAMKPQGITKEQISLRAFPFSLADKAKDWLYYLPSGSITTWDNMKQQFLEKFFPALRAANIRKDVCGIRQLHEETLNMIDAASGGALVNKTSQEARALISNMAANAQQFGTREDNPPRQVNEVSVTPIDQKLDSLTSILEKLIAGQVQQVKVCGVCAMVGHPTDMCPSLQEEPTQQVNAIDGFPGQPQRRYDPYSNSFNPGWKDHPNFSYRNQGGQQGCTQQNYHKHLSPAQASNSGNIPSQTVVNPRENVSAITLRNCNELDVQEIGVQASVKQKEENEINVEDKIINQDDAPKVKFSPLFEYKPIPPFPLALNRKCESIKKLNDTLCRGEVNIPSLYDIKPVPRCAKILKELCTTKKRHKLKGCKREKVGEHVSAVIQKTIPIKCSDPGMFSIPCTIGDTRFEKAMLDLGASINVMPDSVYNYLELGPLTETDIMIQLADRSTVYPRGVIEDVLMKVENLVFPVDFYVLDMENDDLNSQILL; encoded by the exons atgcctCGTTCTTCTCGTAAAGGTGAACTCGAATACAATCTGGAAATCGAGAAGACAGCTAAGAAATTGAGAAAAGAAGCAAGATTAAGGCGTGAAAAGCAACCATCATCATCGTCTCCTGATTTGGACGCATCATTGGACTCCGACGATACAGAAAGAGATTTGGACATTGATCTTGAGATTGAAAGAAGTGAAAGTGACCAAGAAGAAATGGCAGGACAAGCTCAAAGAATACTCAGGGGGTTAGTTAATCCTAATGTTATTCAACAACCATTATGCATTCAATTCCCTACTACTGATGCTACTTTTGAATTAAAATCTGGTTTGATTCATTTATTGCCTACTTTTCGTGGTCTTGCAGGTGAAGATCCTCATAAACAtctgaaagagtttcatattgTTTGCACAGCCATGAAACCGCAAGGGATCACAAAAGAACAAATTTCACTGCGGGCTTTTCCATTCTCTTTAGCCGACAAGGCTAAAGATTGGCTCTACTACTTGCCTTCTGGATCCATAACAACTTGGGACAATatgaaacaacaatttttggagAAGTTCTTCCCAGCTTTACGAGCAGCAAATATTAGAAAAGACGTTTGTGGGATTAGACAGTTGCACGAGGAAACTTT GAACATGATTGATGCTGCAAGTGGAGGTGCATTGGTGAACAAAACGTCTCAGGAGGCACGAGCTCTAATCTCCAACATGGCTGCCAATGCACAACAGTTTGGTACTAGGGAAGACAACCCTCCACGACAAGTTAATGAGGTAAGTGTTACTCCTATCGATCAAAAGTTAGATTCTTTGACATCTATTCTGGAAAAGTTGATTGCAGGACAGGTGCAACAAGTAAAAGTTTGTGGTGTATGTGCTATGGTGGGACATCCTACAGATATGTGTCCGTCACTACAAGAGGAACCCACACAACAAGTTAATGCAATCGACGGATTTCCTGGACAACCTCAACGCCGATACGATCCATATTCTAATAGCTTCAATCCAGGTTGGAAAGATCACCCGAATTTCAGCTATAGGAATCAAGGAGGTCAACAGGGATGTACACAACAAAATTATCACAAACATCTGTCACCTGCACAAGCCTCTAACTCAG GTAATATACCTTCTCAGACAGTGGTGAATCCAAGAGAGAATGTGAGTGCAATTACTTTGAGAAATTGTAACGAATTGGATGTTCAAGAAATTGGGGTACAAGCATCAGTCAAGCAAAAGGAAGAGAATGAGATAAACGTTGAggataaaataatcaatcaagATGATGCTCCGAAGGTTAAGTTTTCTCCTCTATTTGAGTATAAACCTATTCCCCCATTCCCTCTTGCATTGAACAGGAAATGTGAAAGTATTAAGAAGTTGAATGACACTCTTTGTAGAGGTGAGGTAAATATTCCTTCATTATATGATATTAAACCAGTACCTCGTTgtgctaaaattttaaaagaattgTGTACTACAAAAAAGAGACATAAGTTGAAGGGGTGTAAAAGGGAAAAGGTAGGAGAACATGTTTCTGCTGTCATTCAAAAAACTATTCCTATCAAATGCAGTGATCCAGGTATGTTTTCTATCCCTTGTACTATTGGCGATACTAGATTTGAAAAGGCTATGTTGGATTTAGGTGCTTCTATCAATGTCATGCCTGATTCTGtttataattatttggaacTTGGACCTCTGACTGAAACCGACATTATGATCCAGTTGGCTGATAGGTCCACTGTATATCCTAGAGGTGTAATTGAAGATGTTCTTATGAAAGTTGAAAATTTAGTTTTTCCTGTTGACTTTTATGTGCTTGACATGGAAAATGATGATTTAAACAGTCAAATTTTACTATGA
- the LOC142537375 gene encoding two-component response regulator ARR9-like, with protein sequence MPGMTGYDLLKKMKESSYLRNIPLVIMSSEHVPSRINRCLEEGAEEFFLKPVRLSDVNKLKPHLIRTKFKNIMGNQETKMSKEVESGIHAQKQQKVRLNKINIMRKSSDHKELLLDRLRQKYSGFTVKTLLLSLVFFSLCFLIFG encoded by the exons ATGCCTGGAATGACAGGATATGATTTACTCAAGAAAATGAAG GAGTCTTCATATTTGAGAAACATACCATTGGTCATCATGTCTTCTGAGCATGTGCCCTCAAGAATCAACAG ATGCTTAGAAGAAGGAGCAGAAGAGTTCTTCCTCAAGCCTGTGAGGTTGTCAGATGTAAATAAACTCAAACCCCATTTGATCAGAACCAAATTCAAGAATATTATGGGAAATCAAGAAACAAAAATGTCGAAAGAAGTAGAATCTGGAATCCATGCACAGAAACAGCAAAAAGTtcgattaaataaaattaacatcATGAGGAAATCTAGTGATCATAAAGAGCTTTTACTAGACAGATTGAGACAAAAATACAGTGGTTTCACTGTAAAGACTTTGTTATTATCTCTGGTGTTTTTTTCTCTCTGTTTCTTAATTTTTGGCTGA
- the LOC142537471 gene encoding uncharacterized protein LOC142537471 — protein MCERRAENLMRPSQHIDKVMHAQSKEEKEKNRLRLSTSIVAVRWLALQGCAFRGNDESLSSSNRGNFLELVKAFAKMNIEIDEVVLENAPKIAQYIAPEIQKEILHIMANRVRQMVREKVGDKYFCILVDEARDISKREQMAIILRFVNNHGILTERFFAIKSVSDTTSMNLKNEISNVLVHHDLHVKKIRGQGYDGASNMRGAWNGLQALFLKDCPYAYYVHCFAHRLQLTLVSAAKDVSVIWEFFSHLDNIVNIVTSSTKRIAELHTAQRNEIEYMLSIGERDSGNDANQIGNLQRAGATRWSSHYDSVKSLIGMYTATCKVFEVLSDYSPNGRVKAEVRGIYRNMEVKVFCSRNEIDVPDLDCLYKIGRSCRQTTIEHHYHFDVFNAAIDFILMELNTRFNESSVELLSLSTALGPKNSFDSFNSDDICKLAKKFYPGDFTDQEIVALEYELIHYKLDVMQNLKVSTLVELCQQLTESGRSSVNVMLTRLIHLVLTLPVSTATTERAFSAMKHVKTALRNKMEDDFLADCLTLYIERDLLNYIDVNSIIDEFYVLKSRRTQLR, from the exons ATGTGTGAgagaagggctgaaaatttgatgAGGCCCTCACAACATATTGATAAAGTGATGCATGCACAATCTAAagaggaaaaagagaaaaatcgtCTGCGTTTGAGCACCTCAATTGTAGCTGTTCGTTGGCTAGCACTTCAAGGTTGTGCTTTTAGAGGTAACGATGAATCTCTATCTTCATCTAATCgtggaaattttcttgaattggtGAAGGCTTTTGCAAAAATGAATATAGAAATTGATGAAGTTGTGCTTGAGAATGCTCCAAAAATTGCCCAATATATCGCTCCAGAAATTCAGAAAGAGATTTTACATATTATGGCCAATAGAGTACGACAGATGGTTCGTGAAAAAGTTGGAGATAAATACTTCTGTATTCTTGTTGATGAAGCCCGAGATATATCTAAACGAGAGCAAATGGCCATTATATTGAGGTTTGTGAACAATCatgggattttgacagaaagATTTTTTGCCATCAAAAGTGTTAGTGACACTACCtcaatgaatttgaaaaatGAGATATCAAATGTTCTTGTTCATCATGATCTCCATGTTAAGAAAATCAGAGGCCAAGGATATGATGGTGCTAGCAATATGCGTGGAGCGTGGAATGGACTTCAAGcattatttctcaaagattgtcCCTATGCATACTATGTCCACTGTTTTGCACATCGTTTACAACTGACACTGGTTTCTGCAGCTAAGGATGTTAGTGTTATTTGGGAATTCTTTTCTCATTTGGACAATATTGTTAATATTGTCACTTCTTCTACTAAGCGCATTGCTGAATTACATACTGCACAGAGAAATGAAATTGAGTATATGTTGTCAATTGGAGAACGTGATTCTGGAAATGATGCAAACCAGATTGGTAATTTGCAACGAGCAGGAGCTACTCGTTGGAGTTCTCACTATGATTCGGTAAAAAGCTTGATAGGTATGTACACTGCAACTTGCAAAGTTTTTGAAGTTCTCAGTGATTATTCTCCAAATGGAAGAGTTAAGGCTGAAGTTCGGGGGATTTACAGAAACATG GAAGTTAAAGTTTTTTGCTCAAGAAATGAAATTGATGTACCTGACCTTGATTGTCTATATAAGATTGGACGTTCCTGTCGGCAAACTACAATAGAACATCATTACcactttgatgtttttaatgcagCAATAGATTTCATTTTGATGGAGTTAAATACTCGGTTCAATGAGTCATCGGTGGAACTTCTTTCTCTTAGTACAGCTTTAGGTCCTAAAAATTCATTTGACTCATTTAACAGTGATGATATTTGCAAGCTTGCGAAGAAGTTTTATCCTGGAGATTTCACAGATCAAGAAATTGTTGCTTTGGAGTATGAATTGATACATTATAAACTTGATGTGATGCAGAATTTAAAGGTTTCTACACTTGTTGAGTTGTGTCAGCAATTGACCGAGAGTGGACGGTCAAGTGTTAATGTTATGTTGACTAGATTGAttcatcttgttttgacattacCTGTGTCTACTGCCACTACTGAGCGGGCTTTTTCAGCAATGAAGCATGTGAAGACGGCACTTCGCAATAAAATGGAGGATGACTTTCTTGCCGATTGTTTGACACTCTATATTGAACGAGATTTACTTAATTATATTGATGTAAATTCtattattgatgaattttatgttttaaaatctcgTAGGACACAACTTCGTTGA